From one Astatotilapia calliptera chromosome 10, fAstCal1.2, whole genome shotgun sequence genomic stretch:
- the LOC113030953 gene encoding olfactory receptor 146-like, producing the protein MGTEDKTTTMFNNTFVRPAKFYLSGFSNIPHIRYYYAFLCFVYIMTVLGNGFLLSVIWLVKTLHTPKYMIVFNMALTDLCGSTALIPKLLDTFLFDKRYILYDACLSYMFFVMFFASVQSWTLVTMAYDRLIAICFPLRYHNIVTETSVAAILLFVWIFLVSVIATMVGLVNRLSFCRSLVVNSFFCDHGPVYRLACNDTSLNYNMASALITILIIIPLIFIIATYVCIFIALSRTTSRKERIRALKTCTSHLILVVIFFLPIGITNIATRASYIHPNARMINSTLTHTIPALLDPIIYALKTEEVMIAVKKLCKRTYLNCMKAKTRPSNHCCIKS; encoded by the coding sequence ATGGGAACAGAAGATAAAACCACTACCATGTTTAATAACACATTTGTTCGGCCTGCAAAATTTTATCTCAGTGGGTTTTCCAATATCCCTCATATTAGATATTACTATGCCTTCCTGTGTTTTGTCTACATCATGACTGTTTTGGGTAATGGTTTTCTTCTCTCAGTTATTTGGCTGGTGAAGACTCTTCATACTCCTAAATACATGATTGTGTTCAACATGGCTTTGACAGATTTGTGTGGGAGCACAGCTCTCATCCCCAAACTCTTAGATACTTTTCTGTTTGACAAGAGATACATCCTCTATGACGCCTGTTTAAGTTATATGTTCTTTGTTATGTTCTTTGCAAGTGTGCAGTCATGGACACTTGTCACTATGGCATATGACAGACTTATAGCCATTTGTTTCCCTTTAAGGTATCATAATATTGTGACAGAAACATCAGTTGCTGCAATTCTGCTGTTTGTATGGATTTTTTTAGTGAGTGTAATAGCAACCATGGTTGGGCTTGTTAATCGTCTCTCATTCTGTAGATCTTTGGTGGTTAACAGCTTTTTCTGTGATCACGGACCAGTTTATCGTCTGGCTTGTAATGATACATCTTTAAATTACAACATGGCATCTGCACTTATCACTATACTCATCATCATTCCTCTTATATTCATTATAGCCACATATGTCTGTATTTTCATTGCACTGAGCAGGACTACGTCAAGAAAGGAACGAATCAGAGCATTAAAAACTTGTACCTCTCACCTGATCCTTGTGGTCATTTTCTTCTTGCCAATTGGAATCACTAACATAGCAACAAGGGCCTCCTACATCCATCCTAATGCCAGAATGATAAATTCCACATTGACACACACCATACCAGCTTTGCTCGATCCTATTATATATGCTCTGAAGACAGAAGAAGTGATGATTGCAGTCAAGAAGCTTTGCAAAAGAACTTATCTCAATTGcatgaaagcaaaaacaagacCTAGTAATCACTGCTGTATTAAATCATAA